CTGGTCAAGGGCTTCCCGGAACATCGCCGCGTGGACCCTCTCCACCATGTTCACGTGGTGAAAGGTTTCCCTCGCCGTTGTCCACCCCTCGGTGTCGGCATCCTGGATCATCTGGGGATACTGGTTGGTGAATTCCTCCGTCTCCGCCTCGATGGCGCGCTGCAGGTTCGTGGCGGTAGTTTCCTTCAGCGACTCCGGATCGTACAGCCCTGCCGCCCACAGGTCTACAGTCGTTCTGGAGGTCTCCTTCAGGCACCGCAAGAGCGCCTGCGAGTGAATCTCCTCCGAAGCGGCAACGGCACGGAAGAGTTTCGCCAGCTCCGGGTTCCCCTCGGATTCCGCCTTTTGGGCGTACGCCTGATAGCTTGCCCTCGCGCGCATCTCTGCCTTGAAGGCCTTCTGAATATTGAGCTCTGTCTTGCTTTCGGCCGGTCCCATAACGCCACCCCCTGTTCTGAAAACTGCTTTCAATATTAAAGCCTACCAGCCCCGCACCCCCCGTCAACGGGAGAAAACGGCGAGAATCCGGCCTCTTACCGCTCCACACGGTGGGTGCAACCCGTCCTACACTACCCCGAGGGTGGCAGCGCGGCCGACGATGTCGGCGAGGATACCGAGCGCCTTGGCGGCACGGTTTACCTTCTCCGAAACCGCCTTCAGCTT
The DNA window shown above is from Geomonas sp. RF6 and carries:
- a CDS encoding rubrerythrin family protein, with the translated sequence MGPAESKTELNIQKAFKAEMRARASYQAYAQKAESEGNPELAKLFRAVAASEEIHSQALLRCLKETSRTTVDLWAAGLYDPESLKETTATNLQRAIEAETEEFTNQYPQMIQDADTEGWTTARETFHHVNMVERVHAAMFREALDQLGRNQPAEYHLCEVCGNTIERKPIGPCEVCDAPEATFQALR